In Pectobacterium actinidiae, the DNA window TTTTCAGCGCGTCATCCGCTTTGTTTTCTTGCAACTGAACCCGCGCCAAACGCAGATTCACCACGGCCAGCAGGTCGGCATCTTTAGTCTGAGACTGCGCCTGCACCAACTGCTGTGCTGCTTTAGCAAAATCTTTCTGATCAACATAATGACGAGCCAGTTCCAGAGACGCCAGCGCACCATAAGTATTCTTATTCTCGGCCGTAAATTTTTCGGTTGCCGTAATCGCATCGGCTTTGCCTTCGGCCAATTGCTCCGTCACCTGCTGATAAGATGCAGATGCCGCCATCACGCTGTCATTTTGGTGGCTTTGCCAGAAACGCCAGCCAACCAGTGCGCCGACGCCCAGCACAACACCGACAACTAACGCCTTTCCGTTCTCCGCGAGGAAACGACGTAGTGCATCAACCTGTTCATTCTCTGTGGTATAGACTTCCACGGTGTCTCTCTCCTCAATCCAGTAACGTTGCCAGCCGCGATGCGACGTCGGCCTGTGCCAATGTATCCTGTTCGCCATTGCTCAGGTTTTTAACCACAACCTGACCGGCCGCCACTTCATTTTCGCCTAATACCAATGCGACGCGTGCGCCCCATTTATCAGCGCGAGCGAATTGTTTCTTAAAGTTGCCACCGCCGTAGTTGGTCATCAGTTTCAACTGCGGCAGCGCATCACGTAATTTCTCCGCTAGCTGCATCGCAGCAGCCTGCGTTCCTGCGCCGGAAGAAATCAGATAAGCATCCACACCTGGCTGTGCTTTGAAATCTGGATTGACAGACTGCACCAGCAGAACCAAACGCTCCAGCCCCATCGCAAAACCAACCGCTGGCGTCGCGTGCCCGCCAAGTTGTTCCACCATACCATCATAACGCCCACCGGCACAGACCGTGCCCTGCGCGCCCAGACTGGTCGTCACCCACTCAAATACGGTGCGGTTATAGTAATCCAAACCGCGAACCAGACGTGGATTAACGGTATATGGGATACCGGACTGCGTTAAAAGTTCACCCAGCGCTTCAAAGTGTGCTCGCGATTCGTCATCGAGATAGTCCGTCAGCACCGGTGCGTCATTCAGCAACACCTGAATCTGCGGATTTTTCGTATCCAGAACGCGCAGCGGATTGGTATACATCCGGCGTAGGCAGTCTTCATCCAGCTGATCTTTATGCTGTTCGAGGAACGCCACTAGCGCTTCGCGATAGCGCGCACGCGCGTCTAACGAACCAATCGAGTTCAGTTCCAGCTTCACATGATCGGCGATGCCCAGCACACGCCACCAGCGAGCCGTCATCAGGATCAGTTCAGCATCAATATCCGGCCCTTGCAGACCAAACACTTCACAGCCCAACTGATGAAACTGGCGATAGCGCCCTTTCTGCGGACGCTCGTAGCGGAACATCGGGCCGACATACCACAGTCGCTGTTCCTGATTATAGAGAATACCGTGCTCAATACCGGCGCGGACACAGCCTGCCGTCCCTTCCGGGCGAAGAGTCAGGCTATCGCCATTGCGATCGTCAAAGGTATACATCTCTTTTTCGACGACATCGGTCACTTCACCGATAGCACGCTTAAACAGCGGTGTTTGCTCGACAATCGGCAAACGGATTTCATTATAGCCGTAGCCGCTAAGCACCTGTTTCAGGCTGTTTTCAATACGCTGCCACAATGCCGTTTCGGCTGGCAGGTAATCGTTCATGCCACGGATGGCTTGAATATTTTTTGCCACGTCAGTTCTCTATGCGTTTTTCAAAAAATAAACCCGATTATAGAGGGAT includes these proteins:
- the hisS gene encoding histidine--tRNA ligase; this translates as MAKNIQAIRGMNDYLPAETALWQRIENSLKQVLSGYGYNEIRLPIVEQTPLFKRAIGEVTDVVEKEMYTFDDRNGDSLTLRPEGTAGCVRAGIEHGILYNQEQRLWYVGPMFRYERPQKGRYRQFHQLGCEVFGLQGPDIDAELILMTARWWRVLGIADHVKLELNSIGSLDARARYREALVAFLEQHKDQLDEDCLRRMYTNPLRVLDTKNPQIQVLLNDAPVLTDYLDDESRAHFEALGELLTQSGIPYTVNPRLVRGLDYYNRTVFEWVTTSLGAQGTVCAGGRYDGMVEQLGGHATPAVGFAMGLERLVLLVQSVNPDFKAQPGVDAYLISSGAGTQAAAMQLAEKLRDALPQLKLMTNYGGGNFKKQFARADKWGARVALVLGENEVAAGQVVVKNLSNGEQDTLAQADVASRLATLLD
- a CDS encoding YfgM family protein — protein: MEVYTTENEQVDALRRFLAENGKALVVGVVLGVGALVGWRFWQSHQNDSVMAASASYQQVTEQLAEGKADAITATEKFTAENKNTYGALASLELARHYVDQKDFAKAAQQLVQAQSQTKDADLLAVVNLRLARVQLQENKADDALKTLDAIKLEGWASQAAEVRGDILVSKGDNQAARDAYNKGLSSNPSQAQQALLRMKLNNLSS